The Arachis hypogaea cultivar Tifrunner chromosome 19, arahy.Tifrunner.gnm2.J5K5, whole genome shotgun sequence genome has a window encoding:
- the LOC112778092 gene encoding zinc finger BED domain-containing protein RICESLEEPER 2-like: MKITPTTSGETVVVGTYTFDQENARKELSVMVCLHEYPLSIVDYIGFRRFCNALQPLFKVITRNTLKSDILKLYNDETSKTMNVVERNKSRVVIITDMWTASNQNKGYMAITAHYIDDFWKLQSCLVRFIYVPAPHTAKVLSEVLVDCLMDWNLDRKDGLQLISHAIEKVRDSVHYWTVTPKREENFKETCAQLKIPYTKNLCLDCKTMWNSTFLMLEVAIMYRDVFERLSLRESQYKSLPSEKDWDMTDEIFQRLRVVFDVTELFFGTTYPTSNLYFPKICVIKLALMDCKIMEMR; encoded by the exons ATGAAGATAACTCCAACAACTAGTGGAGAAACAGTTGTGGTTGGTACATATACTTTCGACCAAGAAAATGCAAGGAAAGAGTTATCAGTTATGGTTTGTCTTCACGAGTATCCGCTATCTATTGTGGACTACATTGGGTTTCGACGATTTTGCAATGCTTTGCAACCTCTCTTCAAAGTGATTACTCGCAACACTTTAAAGAGTgacatcttgaagctctacaatgATGAGACATCAAAGACAATGAATGTCGTTGAGCGTAATAAAAGTCGAGTTGTAATTATAACTGATATGTGGACAGCAAGCAACCAAAACAAAGGTTATATGGCTATCACAGCTCATTACATTGATGATTTTTGGAAATTGCAAAGCTGTCTTGTGAg GTTTATATATGTGCCGGCTCCCCACACGGCTAAGGTACTTTCGGAGGTTCTTGTGGATTGTTTGATGGATTGGAATCTTGATAGGAAG GATGGGTTACAACTTATTTCACATGCTATTGAAAAGGTGAGGGATAGTGTTCATTATTGGACTGTAACacctaaaagagaagaaaattttaAGGAAACATGTGCGCAACTTAAAATACCCTACACAAAAAATCTTTGTCTTGATTGTAAAACTATGTGGAATTCAACATTTTTGATGCTTGAAGTTGCAATTATGTATAGAGATGTGTTTGAAAGATTGTCATTGCGTGAGAGTCAATATAAATCTTTGCCTAGTGAGAAGGATTGGGATATGACAgatgaaatttttcaaagattgagGGTAGTTTTTGATGTGACTGAATTATTTTTTGGAACAACTTATCCTACATCAAATCTTTATTTTCCTAAGATTTGTGTGATTAAGTTGGCTTTGATGGATTGCAAAATTATGGAAATGAGATAA
- the LOC140182191 gene encoding zinc finger BED domain-containing protein RICESLEEPER 2-like, with protein MAIETLLDPRYKMYLLNFFRKIYGEMEACVVIGQVKRVVQDLVLKYATKGRERDQAAQLDMPPPPSIPSSSKGRKFSHEDWQADFAAHVSDESAFINTKSELDYYLEERPVPQTEHDFDILNWWKSNGAKFPTLQAIARDCLAISISTIASESSFSTGSRFVTLHRSRLRPDTLEALMCN; from the coding sequence ATGGCTATTGAGACTCTTTTGGATCCTAGGTACAAGatgtatttattgaatttttttcgtAAAATATATGGTGAGATGGAGGCATGTGTTGTAATTGGTCAAGTGAAAAGGGTAGTGCAAGATTTAGTTTTAAAATATGCAacaaaaggaagagagagagaccaAGCTGCTCAATTAGATATGCCGCCACCACCATCAATTCCTTCAAGTTCAAAGGGGAGGAAGTTCAGTCATGAAGATTGGCAAGCTGATTTTGCTGCACATGTAAGTGATGAATccgcatttattaatacaaagaGTGAGTTGGATTATTATCTTGAAGAGAGACCGGTACCACAAACTGAACATGATTTTGATATCTTAAATTGGTGGAAGTCAAATGGAGCGAAGTTTCCTACTTTGCAAGCTATTGCTAGGGATTGTTTGGCGATTTCTATCTCTACCATTGCCTCTGAATCTTCATTTAGTACTGGTAGTCGATTTGTTACGCTACATCGTAGTAGGTTGCGTCCGGACACATTAGAGGCTCTAATGTGTAATTAA